The DNA window AAGATGTCGCCGAACTGGCGGCCGATGCTGGTGACGGGGTTGAGGGCGTTCATGGCGCTCTGGAAGACCATGGAGAGCCGGCTCCAGCGGAAGGTCCGCAGCGACTCGTCGTCCAGGGCGAGCAGGTCGGTCTCCGCCCCGTCGCGGTCGTGGAAGGCGATGGAGCCGCCGGTCATCCGGGCGGGGGCCTTGAGCATCCGGGTGATGGCGTAGGCGAGGGTGGACTTGCCGCAGCCGCTCTCCCCGGCGATGCCCAGCACCTCGCCGCGCCGGAGTTCGAAGCTGACGCCGCGTACGGCGCGGGTGGGCCGCTCCCCGTCGTACTCGACGTGGATGTCCCGGGCGCGCAGCACGGTCTCCTCGGCGGGCCCGGCCGCGTGCTCGGCGGGGCCGGTCAGGCCGGTGGCGGGGGCGTTCACCGGGTGGCCTCCTGTCCTTCGGTACGCCTGCTCTGCTTGGCGGGGCGGTAGACGCGGAGCTTGGGGTCCAGCACCTCGTCCAGGCCGAAGCTGATCAGCGACATGGCGGCGCCGAAGACGGCGATGCACAGGCCCGGCGGGACGAACCACCACCAGGAGCCGCTGGAGAGCGCCTCCGCGTTCTGGGCGAAGTACAGCATGTTGCCCCAGGTCAGGTCGGAGGGGTTCTGGAGGCCGAGGAAGGCGAGGCCGGCCTGGGTGAGGATGGCGAAGATCACCGCGAAGATGAACTGGGAGACGATGATCGCCGCCTCGTTGGGCAGGATCTCCACCAGCACGATCCGCCACCGCTTCTCGCCGTAGAGGCGGGCGGCGAGGACGTAGTCGCGGGTGCGCAGCGAGAGGGTCTGGGCGCGCAGCACCCGGGCGGAGGCGGCCCAGCTGGTGATGGAGATGACACCGATGGTGGCGAGCATGCTGCCGCCCTTGGTGTACGAGGAGATCACGATCACCAGCGGCAGCCCGGGGATCACCAGGAAGACATTGCTGAGCAGCGAGAGCGTCTCGTCGGACCAGCCGCCCAGGAAGCCGCCGCCGATGCCGATGACCACGGAGATGGCGGTGGCGATCAGTGCGGCGGCGGCGCCGATCTCCAGCGAGGTGCGGGTGGAGACCATCAGCTGGTCGAAGACGTCCTGGCCGGTCTGGGTGGTGCCCAGCCAGTGGGCCCCGGACGGCGGTTGGCCCAGGTCGAGGCTGAAACCGTTGGGGTCGGTGGCGATGAGCGGGCCGATGATGGCGACCAGCACGAAGATGCCGATCAGTACGAAGCCGATGGAGAGCCGGCGGGAGCGGCGGACGGTGCGCCAGGCGGCCCGCAGCCGGGCGGCCGGACCGCCGGAGGGGGCGGGCGGGCCGGTGGGGCCGGGCGGGGGCGCGGCGGTCGGCGCGGCGGAGGTGATGTCGGCGGTGGTCATCGGGCCAGCCTCGTTCGCGGGTCGACGAAGCCGTACAGGACGTCCACCAGGAAGTTGGCGGAGAGCACGGCGAAGGTGATGACGAGGAAGATGGCCTGCATCAGCGGGTAGTCGTTGTTGCCGACGGCCTGGAGCATCTGGAAGCCGATGCCCTGGTAGGAGAAGACCATCTCCATGACCAGGGAGCCGCTGATCACAAAGCCCAGCGAGATGGCGAAGCCGGCCACCGAGGGCAGCACCGCGTTGCGGGCGGCGTAGCCGATCATCACGGTGCGCGAGCGCAGCCCCTTGGCCTCGGCGGCGGAGACATAGTCCTCGGAGAGGGTGGAGACCATCATGTTGCGCATGCCGAGCATCCAGCCGCCCACCGAGCTGATCACGATGGTGAGGGCGGGGAGGATCGCGTGCTGGATCGCGGAGCCGATGAACGCTCCGGTCCAGCCGATCTGGATGCCCTCGTCCTGGGCGTAGCTGAACTGCTCCGGGAAGATCGGCCAGACCTGGGTGAAGAGGTAGATCAGCAGCAGTGCGGCCCAGAAGTAGGGGACGGCGGCCAGGAAGGTGGTGGAGGGCACCAGGGAGTCCAGCCAGGTGCCGCGCTTCCAGCCGGCCAGGGTGCCCAGGCTGATGCCGATCAGCACGCTGATGACGGTCGCGGTACCGACCAGGATGAGGGTCCAGAGCACTGAGGAGCGCAGGATGTCGACGACCGGGGTGGGGAAGTAGGTGACCGAGAGGCCGAACCTCAGCTGGGCGATGGAGGTCAGGTAGTCCCAGTACTGGCCGAGGATGTTGCCGTGGCTGAGGCCCAGCATCTTCTCCAGCGCTTCCTGCTCCCCCGGCGGCACCGGCCCCAACTGCGACTGACGGGCCATGATCAGCTGGACGGGGTCGCCCGGGATCAGGCGGGGCAGTGCGAAGTTGAGGGTGACCGCTATCCAGGCGGCGATCACATAGAACCCTAGTTTTCTCAGTATGTACCGCATGCCATGGCGCTCCTTGACCGTGGGTCGGCGGCCGGGCGCCGCCGGGCGGGGGCAGTCCCGCCCGGCGGCGCGGGGGCTTACTTCTTGTTGTCGGCCACGGGCTCGATCCGGGCCGCGACCCACCCGCTGTCCGGGGCCAGCCAGATCGCCGAGCCGGCGTAGGGGTTCTTCTCGGTCGGGTAGCCGGTGATGTTGTTGCCGTTGAACTCCGCCTCGTTCTGGGCGTTGAAGAGCGGGATCAGCGGCATGTCCTTCACAAACGCCTGCTGGATCGTGTAGAAGTGCGGCTTCTGCTTCTCCAGGTCCGGGGTGGTGGCGATGGCGTCGAGCGCCGCGTCGACCTCGGGGTTGGAGTAGCCGCCGTAGTTGCCGATCGTGCTGTTCTGGCCGTCCTTGGGGCCGATGCGGCTGTCCAGCAGCTGGTCGTAGTACGCGTACGGCACCGGCGTGTAGCCGTAGTTGCTGAGCAGCATCTGGAACTTGCCGGCCGACTGGTTGGCCGCCCACTGCGCGTATGCCTCGGCGCGGACGTCGAGGTCGATGCCCACCCTGGCCAGCTGCTGCTTGGCCATCTGGGCGATCGAGATGTAGTCGGTCCAGCCGGCGACGGTCTCCAGGGTGATGGAGAGCTTCTTGCCGTCCTTGGCGTAGGTGCCGCCGGAGCCCTTGGTGTAGCCGGCCGCCTTGAGATAGGAGTCGACCTTGTCCTGGCCGGTCTCGAAGGCCGTGTCCTTGAGCGTGGGGTCGAGCACCGCCTCGTAGTTGGGGGTCAGCAGCGCCATCGGGTTGGTGGGGCCGGCCTGGCCGTTGTAGACGGTCTTGGACATGAAGTCACGGTCGAGGGCGGCGCTGATGGCCTTGCGGACGTTGACGTCCGCCGTGGGGCCGCTCCTGGTGTTGGGGACGAAGAAGGTGACCGCCAGCGGGATGTTGACCAGGTCGAACTTGGCGTTCTTGGCCAGGTAGTTCTTCTCGATGTCCGGGATGAAGCCGCCGGCCCAGTCGATCTTGCCGGAGGTGGTGGCGGCGTTGGCGCCGTTGTTCCCCGAGAAGGAGAGGTAGCGCAGCGTCTTGATCTTGGGAAGGCCCTTGAAGTAGTAGTCGCTGCGGGCCGTCAGGTCCATCGACATGCCGGCGACCTGCTTGACCTTCCAGGCACCGGTGCCCACCGGGTTCTTGTTGAGGACGGTCTTCTTCTGGGCGTCCGGGATGGCGGACCAGACATGCTCGGGGAGCATGTCGGCCTTGCCCAGCATGAAGTACTCCTTGGTGTACGCGGACTGGGAGAACTTCAGGACGACGGTGTCCGAGCCCTCGGCGCTGACGGAGGACAGCGGCAGCGCGTAGCTGTCGAAGTCCTTCTTCTTCATCAGCTCGAAGGTGAAGGCGACGTCCTTGTTGGTGAACGGCTTGCCGTCGTTCCAGGTGGCGTCGGTCCGGATCTTGATGGTGAGGGTCTTGCCCTCGTCGGACCAGGCGTAGGACTTGCCGAGCCAGGGCTGGACGTCACCGGTCTTGACCGCGTTGAAGAGGAACAGCGGCTCGTAGATCATGCCGTGGGTGGCCTGAAGGCAGTTGGGCGAGAACGGGTTGAAGTTCTCGACGAAGTTGCCGGTGGAGCCGGTCGAGACGGTGAGCACGCCGGTCGCGGCGGGGCTCTCCTTCTTGCCGCCGCTGCTGCTGCACGCGGCGGTGGAGACGGCGAGGGCCAGCACGGCACCGGCGGCGAGGAGGCGCTGGCGAGCCGGTCTCTTGACGTTCATCGGTTCCCCTTGGTCGGTGGGCGGGTGGAGGCCGACCGTCGGGGGCGCGGCGCCGTCGAGACTGGTAAAGGTCCTTGACAACGTTGTCCGGGGCCGACGGAGGCCAGGGGCGAGCAGGTGCGGTCCTGCGCAGCCGCGCGCAGGGAGGCACGCGATCGGTCGGTGGGGTCCGCACACCACCGGTCCGGGGCAGGCGACGGTCGCAACCGGCCGTCCATCGGACGTCCGGAGGACGCTGCACCGCAGGCGGAGCCGCGGGCCCGCAACGGTGCGTCGTGGCCGAAAAATTAGAGCGCCTGTAACGCCATGTCAATGCCCCGAGAACAATTCCTCGCCTCCACCACGGGCCGTCACTACACTGCCGCCCAGCCACACCGCTGAACCGGTTTTGTCGACAGCAGGGAATTCCCAGGTCGCAGCGCGCCCGGCCCGGCCGGGCGCCCCCCGAGGAGCTCATGTGAAGCGTCCGACCATGGCGGACATCGCCCGCCGTGCAGGTGTCACCAAAGCAGCCGTCTCCTTCGCCCTGAACGGCAGACCGGGGGTCTCCGAGCCGACCAGACGCCGCATCCTGGCCATCGCCGACGAACTCGGCTGGCAGCCCAACAGCGCCGCCCGGGCGCTCTCCGACGGCCGGGCCGGCGCCTTCGGCCTGGTGGTCGACCGGCCCGCCCGGATGCTGGGCCTGGAGCCCTTCTTCATGCAGCTGATCTCCGGCATCCAGGCCGAGCTCTCCATCGACGGCACACCGCTGCTCTTCACCGTGGCCGAGGACCAGCAGGCCGAGATCGAAACCTACCGCTCCTGGTGGGCGCAGCGCCGGGTGGACGGCGTCTTCCTGGTGGACATGCAGGTGGCGGACGCGCGGGTGCCGGTCCTGGAGGAGCTGGGCATGCCCACGGTGGTGATCGGGGCGCCCATCGGGAACGGGCGGCTGCCGGCCGTGTGGAGCGACGACGCGGCGGCCGCGCACACCGCCCTCCAGCATCTGGCGGCGCTCGGGCACCGCCGGGTGGCCCGGGTGTGCGGGCCCGCCCATCTGCGGCACACCGAGATCCGCTCGGCCGCCATCGAGCGGCTGGCGCCGACCCTCGGCATGGAGTGCACCACGGTGGCCACCGACTACAGCGCCGACGAGGGCGCGGCGGCCGCCCGCTCCCTGCTGACCGGTCAGGACCCGCCCACCGCAATCCTCTTCGACAGCGATCTGACGGCCGTCTCCGGGCTGACCGCAGCCCAGGCGCTGGGCCTGCGGGTGCCCGGGGACGTCTCCATCGTGGGGTGGGGCGACTCCGCGCTCTGCGAGCTGGTGCACCCGCCGCTGACGGCGCTCAGCCGGGATGTCGCCGCGCATGGCGGGCATGCCGCCCGGCTGCTGCGCACGGTGGCGGCCGGCACCCGGGTGGCCCATGTCCAGGACGCCTCCGCCCGGCTGGCGCTGCGGGGCTCCACCGGTCCGGCGCCGGTCCGCGTCCCCGACGCCCCGCCGGCCGTGGGCGGGACCGCGGCGACGGCGGCGGCGGCGACCGCGCCGACCGCGGACTGACTCTTCGGACACTGTTGCCGATTCGTGATGTAAACCGGTTTACGACAGTTACCTCGGAATGCTTCCGGAGGGTTGACACTAAACCGGTCCAGTGCTTCGATCGTGCTGCTGTCTGCGGGACCGCCCGTCCGCAACGGGCCCGCACGGAATGCCGATGCCCACTGCCGTCCCCCGGCGGCCGCCTGGACGCGCCGTGCCGCCGCCCTGCCGCTCCCCCGGCCTGGCGGCCGTCCCTCCTACGCTCAGAGCCCCGCGTACCCGCCGCGACCCCGGCATGCCCGCGCCCGCGTCGCGGCCTGCCGCCCTCCTGCCCGTCATACGTCCGAAGGGGACCCTCGCCCATGCTGCGCAACTCCGCCCGGTTGACCGCCGCCACCGGAACGCCGGTCACCTGGCTCGGCGCCAACTACTGGTCCCGTACCGGGGGCCCGCTGATGTGGCGCTCCTATGACCCTCAGGTCATCGAGGAGGAGCTGCTCGTCCTGCGCGACCACGGCCTCAATGTCACCCGGTCCTTCTACTACTGGCCGGACTTCATGCCCACCCCGTACAGCGTGGACGAGGAGAAGTGCGCCCACTTCGCCGACTTCCTCGACCGCCACCAGGCGCTGGGCATGACCACCATCCCGACCTTCATCGTCGGCCATATGTCCGGCGAGAACTGGGACCCGTCCTGGCGGAACGGCCGCGACCTCTACTCCGACGTCTGGATGGTCGCCCGGCAGGCGTGGTTCGCCGGGGAGATGGTCCGCCGCTTCAAGGACCACCCGGCGGTCTCCGGCTGGCTGGTCTCCAATGAGATGCCGATCTACGGCGACGCCACCCGCGACCGGGAGTCCGTCTCCTCCTGGGCGCAGATCGTGGTGGACGCCGTGCACGCCGCCGGCGGCACCCAGCCGGTCTCGCTCGGCGACGGCGCCTGGGGCATGGAGAACACCGGCCATGAGAACGGCTTCTCGGTGAAGCACTCCGCCGAGATCTGCGACTTCCTCGGCCCGCACGTCTACCGCATGGAGGACGACCCGATCCGCCAGCACCACGCCGCCGCGTGGGTCTGCGAGCTGACGGGCACCTTCGGCCTGCCGGTGATCCTGGAGGAGTTCGGCGTCACCTCCGACTTCGTCTCCGACGCCCAGGGCGCCCACTACTACCGGCAGGTGCTGCACAACTCCCTGCTGGCCGGGGCCACCGGCTGGATCGCCTGGAACAACACCGACTACGACGACCTGATCCACCAGCCGCCCTATCTGCACCACGCCTTCGAGCTGCACTTCGGCCTCACCGACCGGCACGGCAGGGCCAAGCCGCAGCTGCGGGAGCTCAAGGAGTTCGCCGGGGTGCTGGAGCAGGTCGACTTCGGCCGCACCCACCGTCCCGACAGCGACACCGCGCTGGTGGTCTCCTCCTACCTGGACACCGTCTACCCGTTCACCCGGGAGGAGGACCGGGGCCATGTCTACTCCGCCGCCCGGCAGTCCTGGGTGGCCGGCCGGCTCGCCGACCTCGCCCCCGCCGTGACCCGCGAGACCGACGGACTCACCGACGACGCCCGCCTCTATCTGGTGCCCTCCACCAAGCAGTTGCTCTCCCCCACCTGGTATCAGCTGGAGGAGCGCGCCCGGGGCGGCGCCACCGTCTATGTCTCCTACTGCCCCGGCGCCCACGACGAGCAGCGCGGCCCCTGGTACGCCCACCTCAACGAACTCTTCGGCGTGCAGCACCAGTTGGAGTACGGCCTGGTCAACCCGATCGAGGACGACGAGGTCGGCTTCACCTTCACCCGGGCCTTCGGCAACCTGCCCGAGGGCGCCCGGCTCTCCTTCCGGGCCGCCGGGACCGCCAGCAGCCGGGTCTTCCTGCCGGTGGAGCCGGACGGCGCCGAGGTGCTCGCGGTGGACGACCACGGCCGTCCGGCGCTGCTGCTGCGCCGGGTCGGCGAGGGCAGCGTGGTCTTCTGCACCTACCCGGTCGAGCACATGGCCGCGGTGACCCCCCGGGTCAACCCGGAGGACACCAGTACCCTGTACGACGCGCTGGGCGCGCACGCCGGGGTGCGGCGTCCGGTGACCGTCGCCGACCCCCGGGTGAGCACGGACCGGCTGATCCACGAGGACGGCCGTACCTTCGTCTGGCTGGTCAGCCAGGCCCGTGAGGAGGTCACCGTCAAGCCCGCCATCGCCGAGGGCAGCCTGTACGAACTGGACGGCACCGCCGTCGACGCGGTGACCCTGCCGGTCTACGGGGTGCGGGTACTGGAGCTGCGCACCGCCTGACCGGACACCACCCCGACCAGGGGCCGCCGGGCCGCCCGCCGTCTCCGGGCCGCCCGGCGGCCCCGTCCCTCCTCGCCCTTCGCCCGTCAACCCTCCTCACCCCTCAAGGAGATGCCTTTCCCATGCCGCTCACCGACCTCCCCCTCGACGAGCTGCTCGAGTACCGCCCCGACCTCCCGGCGCCCGCCGACTTCGACGCCTTCTGGGCCCAGACCCTCGACCAGGCCCGGGCGCAGGGCGGCAGCCCGGCCCTGGCCCCCGTCGAGGACCACCTGCTCCCCGCCTTCGAGGTGCACGATGTGCGCTTCCCCGGCTGGAACGGCGAGCCCGTCGCCGCCTGGCTGATGCTGCCGCGCGGCGCCGAGGAGCCGCTGCCCACCGTGGTCAAGTACATCGGCTACAGCGGGGGCCGGGGCGTGCCCACCGACCATCTGCTGCTGCCCGCCGCCGGGTACGCGCACCTGATCGTGGACAGCCGGGGCCAGGGCCACGACACCCCCGACCGGGGCGAGGGCCAGGGCACCCAGTGGGTCGAGGGCCTGATGACCCGTGGCATCGAGGACCCCCACAACCACTACTACCGGCGGCTGATGACCGACTGCGTGCGGGCCGTGGACGCCGCCCGGGCGCTGCCCCAGGTCGACCCGGCCCGGATCGTGGTCTGCGGCGGCAGCCAGGGCGGCGGCCTCGCCCTGGCGGTGGCCGGACTGGCCGGCGACCTGGTCGCGGGCGCCCTGATCGACGTGCCGTTCCTCTGCCACTACCGGCGGGGCACCGATGTCGCCTCCGAGGGCCCCTATGTGGAGGTCGCCAAGTACTTGCGCTGGCACAGCCAGCACATGGCGGAGACCGCCTTCGGCACGCTGGACTACTTCGACGGCATGCACTTCGCCGCCCGGGCC is part of the Peterkaempfera bronchialis genome and encodes:
- a CDS encoding ABC transporter permease, with amino-acid sequence MTTADITSAAPTAAPPPGPTGPPAPSGGPAARLRAAWRTVRRSRRLSIGFVLIGIFVLVAIIGPLIATDPNGFSLDLGQPPSGAHWLGTTQTGQDVFDQLMVSTRTSLEIGAAAALIATAISVVIGIGGGFLGGWSDETLSLLSNVFLVIPGLPLVIVISSYTKGGSMLATIGVISITSWAASARVLRAQTLSLRTRDYVLAARLYGEKRWRIVLVEILPNEAAIIVSQFIFAVIFAILTQAGLAFLGLQNPSDLTWGNMLYFAQNAEALSSGSWWWFVPPGLCIAVFGAAMSLISFGLDEVLDPKLRVYRPAKQSRRTEGQEATR
- a CDS encoding ABC transporter permease; its protein translation is MRYILRKLGFYVIAAWIAVTLNFALPRLIPGDPVQLIMARQSQLGPVPPGEQEALEKMLGLSHGNILGQYWDYLTSIAQLRFGLSVTYFPTPVVDILRSSVLWTLILVGTATVISVLIGISLGTLAGWKRGTWLDSLVPSTTFLAAVPYFWAALLLIYLFTQVWPIFPEQFSYAQDEGIQIGWTGAFIGSAIQHAILPALTIVISSVGGWMLGMRNMMVSTLSEDYVSAAEAKGLRSRTVMIGYAARNAVLPSVAGFAISLGFVISGSLVMEMVFSYQGIGFQMLQAVGNNDYPLMQAIFLVITFAVLSANFLVDVLYGFVDPRTRLAR
- a CDS encoding ABC transporter substrate-binding protein, whose amino-acid sequence is MNVKRPARQRLLAAGAVLALAVSTAACSSSGGKKESPAATGVLTVSTGSTGNFVENFNPFSPNCLQATHGMIYEPLFLFNAVKTGDVQPWLGKSYAWSDEGKTLTIKIRTDATWNDGKPFTNKDVAFTFELMKKKDFDSYALPLSSVSAEGSDTVVLKFSQSAYTKEYFMLGKADMLPEHVWSAIPDAQKKTVLNKNPVGTGAWKVKQVAGMSMDLTARSDYYFKGLPKIKTLRYLSFSGNNGANAATTSGKIDWAGGFIPDIEKNYLAKNAKFDLVNIPLAVTFFVPNTRSGPTADVNVRKAISAALDRDFMSKTVYNGQAGPTNPMALLTPNYEAVLDPTLKDTAFETGQDKVDSYLKAAGYTKGSGGTYAKDGKKLSITLETVAGWTDYISIAQMAKQQLARVGIDLDVRAEAYAQWAANQSAGKFQMLLSNYGYTPVPYAYYDQLLDSRIGPKDGQNSTIGNYGGYSNPEVDAALDAIATTPDLEKQKPHFYTIQQAFVKDMPLIPLFNAQNEAEFNGNNITGYPTEKNPYAGSAIWLAPDSGWVAARIEPVADNKK
- a CDS encoding LacI family DNA-binding transcriptional regulator, with protein sequence MKRPTMADIARRAGVTKAAVSFALNGRPGVSEPTRRRILAIADELGWQPNSAARALSDGRAGAFGLVVDRPARMLGLEPFFMQLISGIQAELSIDGTPLLFTVAEDQQAEIETYRSWWAQRRVDGVFLVDMQVADARVPVLEELGMPTVVIGAPIGNGRLPAVWSDDAAAAHTALQHLAALGHRRVARVCGPAHLRHTEIRSAAIERLAPTLGMECTTVATDYSADEGAAAARSLLTGQDPPTAILFDSDLTAVSGLTAAQALGLRVPGDVSIVGWGDSALCELVHPPLTALSRDVAAHGGHAARLLRTVAAGTRVAHVQDASARLALRGSTGPAPVRVPDAPPAVGGTAATAAAATAPTAD
- a CDS encoding cellulase family glycosylhydrolase, giving the protein MLRNSARLTAATGTPVTWLGANYWSRTGGPLMWRSYDPQVIEEELLVLRDHGLNVTRSFYYWPDFMPTPYSVDEEKCAHFADFLDRHQALGMTTIPTFIVGHMSGENWDPSWRNGRDLYSDVWMVARQAWFAGEMVRRFKDHPAVSGWLVSNEMPIYGDATRDRESVSSWAQIVVDAVHAAGGTQPVSLGDGAWGMENTGHENGFSVKHSAEICDFLGPHVYRMEDDPIRQHHAAAWVCELTGTFGLPVILEEFGVTSDFVSDAQGAHYYRQVLHNSLLAGATGWIAWNNTDYDDLIHQPPYLHHAFELHFGLTDRHGRAKPQLRELKEFAGVLEQVDFGRTHRPDSDTALVVSSYLDTVYPFTREEDRGHVYSAARQSWVAGRLADLAPAVTRETDGLTDDARLYLVPSTKQLLSPTWYQLEERARGGATVYVSYCPGAHDEQRGPWYAHLNELFGVQHQLEYGLVNPIEDDEVGFTFTRAFGNLPEGARLSFRAAGTASSRVFLPVEPDGAEVLAVDDHGRPALLLRRVGEGSVVFCTYPVEHMAAVTPRVNPEDTSTLYDALGAHAGVRRPVTVADPRVSTDRLIHEDGRTFVWLVSQAREEVTVKPAIAEGSLYELDGTAVDAVTLPVYGVRVLELRTA
- a CDS encoding acetylxylan esterase; its protein translation is MPLTDLPLDELLEYRPDLPAPADFDAFWAQTLDQARAQGGSPALAPVEDHLLPAFEVHDVRFPGWNGEPVAAWLMLPRGAEEPLPTVVKYIGYSGGRGVPTDHLLLPAAGYAHLIVDSRGQGHDTPDRGEGQGTQWVEGLMTRGIEDPHNHYYRRLMTDCVRAVDAARALPQVDPARIVVCGGSQGGGLALAVAGLAGDLVAGALIDVPFLCHYRRGTDVASEGPYVEVAKYLRWHSQHMAETAFGTLDYFDGMHFAARATAPALFSVGLMDPICPPSTVFAAYHRYAGDRDIRVWRYADHGGGYGAAPREQLTWLRDQGLAPKGV